One genomic segment of Sphingorhabdus sp. M41 includes these proteins:
- a CDS encoding tail tape measure protein produces the protein MDEEIERLVVSVRADTAGFAKDVADMKGQLDGPLASGLERAGSALENTLSRAIRRGSLGFEDLRRVALSVMNDIASAAIHSGLQGLLGIGSGGSGGGLPNLGTSLLSAFLGAPGRATGGPVSGGRAYMVGERGPEIFVPTASGRIEQPTSVSAAPNIRLTINISDNGQGSAPDQMRRSSRQVARAVRNVLSAKGG, from the coding sequence ATGGATGAAGAAATCGAACGGCTGGTGGTCAGCGTGCGCGCCGATACCGCCGGTTTTGCGAAAGACGTGGCCGATATGAAGGGCCAGCTTGACGGCCCCTTGGCGTCAGGTCTGGAGCGGGCAGGTTCGGCGCTTGAGAATACGCTTAGCCGCGCGATCCGGCGTGGTTCCCTGGGTTTCGAGGATTTGCGCCGGGTGGCGCTGTCGGTGATGAACGACATTGCCAGCGCCGCGATCCATAGCGGATTGCAAGGCCTGTTAGGTATTGGTTCGGGCGGCTCCGGTGGTGGTCTGCCCAATTTGGGAACATCCTTGCTGAGCGCCTTTCTGGGTGCACCGGGCCGGGCGACAGGCGGCCCGGTCAGTGGTGGCCGTGCCTATATGGTGGGCGAGCGCGGGCCGGAGATATTCGTGCCGACTGCTTCGGGGCGGATCGAGCAGCCGACTTCCGTCAGTGCCGCGCCCAATATCCGTTTGACGATCAATATATCCGACAACGGTCAGGGTAGCGCGCCGGACCAGATGCGCCGGTCGAGCCGGCAGGTGGCGCGGGCGGTGCGCAATGTGCTGAGCGCGAAGGGGGGCTGA
- a CDS encoding phage tail assembly chaperone — protein MADNFSTSASRLAGLVPLILGWTPDQFWRATPEELTGLFRSLDGHVMGGATALPLDQSTLAILKEAFPDG, from the coding sequence ATGGCCGATAATTTTAGCACATCCGCGTCGCGGCTCGCGGGTCTTGTGCCGCTGATCCTCGGCTGGACGCCCGACCAGTTTTGGCGCGCCACGCCTGAAGAACTGACTGGCCTGTTCCGGTCTCTCGATGGCCATGTGATGGGCGGGGCTACGGCCTTGCCTCTCGATCAATCCACTTTAGCAATATTGAAAGAAGCTTTTCCCGATGGATGA
- a CDS encoding gene transfer agent family protein — MSERRANALRGEAEITINGTRLILRPSFAALVAAEEELGSLFDLVERAANGRLLLSEIVTLFWHVASDRPEHLTRYQFGEGMMELGLAGVTPALKILLKQILSGLPADS; from the coding sequence GTGTCTGAGCGGCGCGCCAATGCGTTGCGGGGCGAGGCAGAGATCACGATCAACGGCACGCGCTTGATCCTGCGGCCCAGTTTTGCGGCTCTTGTCGCGGCTGAAGAGGAGCTGGGATCTTTGTTCGATCTGGTTGAACGGGCCGCTAATGGACGGCTTTTGCTGTCGGAAATCGTCACGCTGTTCTGGCATGTTGCCAGTGACCGGCCAGAGCATTTGACCCGCTATCAATTCGGCGAGGGAATGATGGAACTGGGTCTTGCCGGGGTGACGCCGGCGCTGAAGATCTTGTTGAAACAGATTTTGTCCGGTCTGCCTGCCGATAGCTGA
- a CDS encoding phage tail tube protein, with protein MAAEKGSAFLLKIGDGESPVSYTTIAGLRTTQMSINGEPVAITSKDSGGWRQLLSGAGVRSVSVSGAGVFTGSDAEMRIKNHALGGVIDAYELSFEGGERMQGDFLVARLDYSGDYNGERSYTLNLESSGAVASV; from the coding sequence ATGGCAGCAGAAAAAGGCAGCGCCTTTCTCCTGAAAATCGGCGATGGCGAGAGCCCCGTCAGCTACACGACGATCGCGGGTCTGCGGACCACGCAGATGTCGATCAACGGCGAACCGGTGGCGATTACCAGCAAGGATAGCGGCGGCTGGCGGCAATTGCTGTCGGGTGCGGGGGTTCGGTCGGTGTCCGTGTCCGGCGCGGGTGTGTTTACCGGCTCTGATGCGGAGATGCGGATCAAGAATCATGCGCTCGGCGGCGTCATCGATGCCTATGAACTCAGCTTCGAGGGCGGCGAGCGGATGCAGGGTGACTTTCTCGTCGCGCGGCTGGACTATAGCGGCGATTATAACGGCGAGCGCAGTTACACGCTGAACCTGGAAAGCTCCGGCGCGGTGGCCAGTGTCTGA
- a CDS encoding DUF3168 domain-containing protein: MSSALEAVQEQLVASLSAHAELTGLVSGIFDGPPPRAAFPYIALATGASLDWSYKGGVGRELSLALTVHDDGETAARLHRIMALVEEALEPGLDDPDVWQIVTFDFRRTRILRSAVSPWSGLIEYRARVLK; the protein is encoded by the coding sequence ATGAGCAGCGCGCTGGAGGCGGTGCAGGAGCAACTCGTCGCAAGTCTGAGCGCGCACGCGGAACTGACCGGCCTGGTCAGCGGCATATTCGACGGTCCGCCGCCGCGTGCCGCATTTCCCTATATCGCGCTGGCCACCGGGGCGTCGCTCGACTGGAGCTACAAGGGCGGGGTCGGCCGCGAGTTGAGCCTTGCGCTGACCGTACACGACGACGGTGAGACGGCGGCGCGTCTGCACCGGATAATGGCGCTGGTCGAGGAGGCGCTCGAGCCGGGGCTGGACGATCCGGATGTCTGGCAGATCGTCACCTTCGATTTCCGCCGCACGCGCATTCTGCGCAGCGCGGTGAGCCCGTGGAGCGGGTTGATCGAATATCGCGCAAGGGTTTTGAAATAG
- a CDS encoding head-tail adaptor protein, with translation MMGQEFSGILRERISIERQSVGRDALGSAEPQYLTVGVFWAAAEALHGATTSEAESRSAMPRWRFTLRETQVIRPGDRLVWGDRIMTVSSVILEHRLIPKTILQAEEKR, from the coding sequence ATGATGGGACAGGAATTTTCCGGCATCTTGCGCGAACGCATATCAATCGAGCGGCAGAGTGTCGGGCGCGATGCGCTGGGCTCCGCCGAACCGCAATATCTTACCGTGGGCGTCTTCTGGGCGGCTGCCGAAGCCTTGCATGGCGCAACGACCAGCGAAGCGGAGAGCCGCTCGGCGATGCCGCGCTGGCGGTTCACTCTGCGCGAAACCCAGGTGATCAGGCCGGGCGACCGGCTGGTCTGGGGCGACCGGATAATGACCGTTTCAAGCGTGATTCTGGAGCACCGTCTGATCCCGAAAACGATATTGCAGGCGGAAGAGAAGCGATGA
- a CDS encoding head-tail connector protein: MSFPIADWPDLPAALIAEVREFIRIDHLADDDAIDAFLRSAASLCEDFTGQMLIIRSVTDILPARREWQKLKRLPVQSIASVEAMGADGIAAVLAVEDYALDIDSDGIGWIRLHRSDGGSRIRVTYSAGLATDWDELPAGLRQGIVRMAGYLYANRDGVDAGGPPSAVTALWRPFRRMRMA; this comes from the coding sequence GTGAGCTTCCCCATTGCAGACTGGCCGGACTTGCCAGCAGCGCTGATCGCAGAGGTCAGGGAATTTATCCGGATTGATCATCTCGCCGATGATGATGCCATCGATGCGTTTCTGCGCAGCGCCGCGTCGCTGTGCGAGGATTTTACCGGCCAGATGCTTATCATCCGGTCTGTGACCGATATATTGCCTGCGCGCCGTGAATGGCAGAAGCTGAAGCGGCTGCCGGTGCAGTCGATTGCTTCGGTCGAGGCCATGGGCGCGGACGGGATTGCGGCGGTGCTGGCGGTCGAGGACTATGCGCTCGACATAGACAGCGATGGTATCGGCTGGATCAGGCTGCACCGCAGCGACGGCGGCTCGCGGATCCGCGTGACCTATAGCGCCGGTCTGGCGACGGACTGGGACGAACTGCCTGCCGGCCTGCGCCAAGGGATCGTGCGGATGGCGGGCTATCTCTACGCCAATCGCGACGGCGTTGATGCCGGTGGTCCGCCAAGCGCCGTGACCGCCTTGTGGCGACCCTTTCGCCGAATGAGGATGGCATGA
- a CDS encoding phage major capsid protein codes for MERSPETPLEIKADPLESSFDAVLMAEETENHGKAIATLRGDVDGLKGQMSDFSKAAARPVLDGAKGMPSSAAAQDFVAKYLRRGEQAGVELKSFSGASGPEGGFAVPQEIDGLIGATLKDISPIRSIATVVQTGTAGYRKLVTTGGTPSGWVSETAGRPETDTPDFNEIAPPSGELYANPAASQAMLDDAAFDVESWLADEIAREFAQAEGAAFVGGSGVNQPRGFLNAAVTDESDEVRAFGSLQYVPSGASGSFDSEDVLVDLVHTLRPAYRQGASFVMNSSTLAHIRKFKTADGAFLWQPSLANGQPATLLGYPVVEAEDMPDIAADSLSIAFGNFRAGYLIAERSATSILRDPFTNKPFVHFYATRRVGGQIMNSEAIKLMQFSAS; via the coding sequence ATGGAACGCTCTCCCGAAACCCCACTGGAAATCAAGGCCGATCCGCTTGAATCATCTTTTGATGCGGTGCTGATGGCTGAAGAAACGGAAAATCATGGCAAGGCGATTGCTACCTTGCGCGGCGATGTTGATGGTCTGAAGGGCCAGATGTCCGATTTTTCCAAAGCCGCGGCCCGGCCCGTGCTGGATGGCGCGAAAGGGATGCCCTCTTCGGCTGCCGCTCAGGATTTTGTGGCCAAATATCTCCGCCGTGGCGAGCAGGCGGGGGTTGAGCTGAAGAGCTTTTCCGGCGCGTCCGGTCCGGAAGGCGGCTTTGCTGTGCCGCAGGAGATCGACGGGCTGATCGGAGCGACGCTGAAGGATATCTCGCCGATCCGGTCGATTGCGACGGTCGTGCAGACCGGGACGGCTGGCTATCGCAAGCTGGTCACCACCGGCGGCACGCCCTCTGGCTGGGTCAGCGAGACCGCGGGCCGTCCGGAAACTGATACGCCGGATTTCAACGAGATCGCGCCGCCGAGCGGCGAGCTTTATGCCAATCCGGCGGCCTCGCAGGCGATGCTGGATGACGCGGCTTTTGACGTGGAATCCTGGCTTGCCGATGAAATCGCCCGTGAATTTGCCCAGGCGGAAGGGGCGGCCTTTGTCGGCGGCTCCGGCGTCAACCAGCCGCGCGGTTTTCTCAATGCGGCGGTGACCGACGAGAGTGATGAAGTGCGGGCCTTCGGATCGCTGCAATATGTACCGTCGGGCGCGTCGGGCAGTTTCGACAGCGAGGATGTGCTGGTCGATCTGGTCCACACACTCCGTCCCGCCTACCGGCAGGGTGCGTCCTTCGTGATGAACAGCAGCACGCTCGCGCATATCCGCAAGTTCAAGACCGCCGATGGCGCATTTCTGTGGCAGCCTTCGCTGGCCAACGGACAGCCGGCGACCCTGCTCGGCTATCCGGTGGTCGAGGCGGAGGATATGCCGGATATCGCCGCGGACAGCCTGTCGATCGCCTTCGGCAATTTCCGCGCCGGCTATCTGATTGCCGAGCGCAGCGCGACCAGCATCCTGCGCGATCCATTCACCAACAAGCCGTTCGTCCATTTCTACGCGACCAGGCGGGTCGGCGGACAGATCATGAATTCGGAAGCGATCAAGCTGATGCAGTTCAGCGCGTCGTAA
- a CDS encoding HK97 family phage prohead protease, whose translation MIPGALRFAGYAAIFDRIDKGGDIIRPGAFGAFPGGKSLPLLWQHDPMRRIGSIDFVREDRRGLRVIGTVSTATKAGRDAAALLSSAAVNGLSFGYRVKRAAGEQPRELLDLDVAEISLVTSPMQALARVHLVE comes from the coding sequence TTTGACCGGATCGACAAGGGCGGGGATATCATAAGGCCCGGCGCGTTTGGTGCGTTCCCGGGAGGCAAGTCCTTGCCGCTGTTGTGGCAACATGACCCTATGCGGCGGATCGGCAGCATCGATTTTGTCCGCGAAGACCGGCGCGGGTTGCGGGTGATCGGGACGGTGTCGACCGCGACCAAGGCCGGGCGGGATGCTGCGGCCTTGTTGTCCAGTGCGGCGGTGAATGGGCTGAGCTTTGGCTATCGCGTGAAGCGGGCCGCGGGCGAACAGCCGCGCGAATTGCTTGATCTGGATGTGGCGGAGATTTCGCTGGTGACGTCTCCTATGCAGGCATTGGCGCGGGTCCATCTGGTTGAATAG